In Deinococcus reticulitermitis, a single genomic region encodes these proteins:
- a CDS encoding ketoacyl-ACP synthase III, with product MKSIGITAIGMYVPERIVHNEEFETRMGIEAGWIESRSGIRERRFSAPGEFTSHLGVRAVQEMLSRDPQALDGVDLVIYATCTPDAMFPSTAALVAGQIGLTGVGAYDLSTACSGFVYGLSMARGMILGGGARKVLVLGGETLSKALDQNDRDTAILFGDGTGCAVVGEVPGGYGLQDFVLGADSAGGPALYISNLADRFPDGQEMRAAPTMNGREVFKFAVRVLGDSGNEVLKKSNLKSDDVDWLIPHQANIRIIEAAAQRFGISMDKTVINLDRYGNTSAGTVPIALHEAVNDGRVKDGQQLLLVAFGGGLSWAACTLKWWAGAPSLRPAAQDTAAQDAPSQVSA from the coding sequence GTGAAAAGTATCGGCATCACCGCCATCGGGATGTACGTGCCGGAGCGGATCGTCCACAACGAGGAGTTCGAGACGCGCATGGGCATCGAGGCCGGGTGGATCGAGTCCAGAAGCGGCATCCGCGAGCGCCGCTTCTCGGCCCCCGGCGAGTTCACGAGTCACCTCGGCGTCCGGGCCGTGCAGGAGATGCTGTCGCGCGACCCGCAGGCGCTCGACGGCGTGGACCTCGTGATCTATGCGACCTGCACCCCCGACGCGATGTTTCCCTCGACGGCGGCGCTCGTGGCCGGGCAGATCGGCCTGACCGGGGTGGGGGCCTATGACCTCTCGACGGCGTGCAGCGGCTTCGTCTACGGCCTGAGCATGGCGCGCGGCATGATCCTCGGCGGCGGCGCGCGCAAGGTGCTCGTCCTCGGCGGCGAGACGCTGAGCAAGGCGCTCGACCAGAACGACCGCGACACCGCAATCCTGTTCGGCGACGGCACCGGCTGCGCGGTGGTGGGCGAGGTGCCCGGCGGCTACGGCCTGCAAGACTTCGTGCTCGGCGCCGACAGCGCGGGCGGGCCGGCCTTGTACATCTCCAACCTCGCCGACCGCTTCCCCGACGGCCAGGAGATGCGCGCGGCCCCCACCATGAACGGGCGCGAGGTCTTCAAGTTCGCGGTACGGGTGCTCGGTGACTCGGGGAACGAGGTGCTGAAGAAGTCGAACCTGAAGAGTGACGACGTGGACTGGCTGATTCCCCACCAGGCCAACATCCGCATCATCGAGGCCGCCGCGCAGCGCTTCGGGATCTCGATGGACAAGACCGTCATCAACCTCGACCGCTACGGCAACACGAGCGCGGGTACGGTGCCGATTGCCTTACACGAGGCCGTCAACGACGGGCGGGTGAAAGACGGGCAACAGCTCCTGCTCGTCGCCTTCGGCGGGGGCCTGAGCTGGGCCGCCTGCACGCTGAAGTGGTGGGCGGGGGCACCGTCGCTGCGGCCTGCAGCCCAGGACACGGCGGCCCAGGACGCTCCGTCGCAGGTGTCGGCATGA
- the tig gene encoding trigger factor, with the protein MAELISREGNKVEFKVSVPVAEVNRAYDQVWAGLARDVRVPGFRPGKAPRKVIEGRVGKGYVETQVRDRLLETHYSQGLRDLGINLVDANIDPQPVRSGQPFEFTVKGETYPEVKLGDWKALQVSAQAPEITDEVLERTLADLQDRNATFEDAGRPIEAADQVTVQELGEEGGEEGGSYPIYLDVAEAHVRDALMGKSAGDIVEITVPAHQHGDHEHPEHTVRVRVTEVKTKQRQELGDEFAQSLNYESMDKLRGDLRDELVRRAEAEGQNLRREEFVDQLVAGMTVEIPQALISNRREAMMAEIRDDLSRQGVQWKEYETFMQEQGKLDEFNADLAKNAETRVRRDLALEQLAEDLGVQVSDAEFNQTLAALAQANRMSTQDLVQQLGQNGLHSYYVSLLREKGLQQALSQLSGTQSEESQTEPVQSEGIQDGEAQSAEVATESGEAAQPTEEAAAQVTEEKTE; encoded by the coding sequence ATGGCAGAGCTGATCAGTAGGGAAGGCAACAAGGTCGAGTTCAAGGTGTCGGTGCCCGTCGCCGAGGTCAACCGCGCTTACGACCAGGTGTGGGCGGGGCTCGCCCGCGACGTGCGCGTGCCCGGCTTCCGGCCCGGCAAGGCGCCGCGCAAGGTGATCGAAGGCCGCGTCGGCAAGGGCTATGTGGAAACGCAGGTGCGTGACCGCCTGCTCGAAACCCACTATTCGCAGGGCCTGCGTGACCTCGGGATCAACCTCGTGGACGCGAACATCGACCCCCAGCCGGTCCGGAGCGGCCAGCCGTTCGAGTTCACCGTGAAGGGCGAAACCTACCCCGAGGTCAAGCTCGGCGACTGGAAGGCCTTGCAGGTGAGCGCCCAGGCCCCCGAGATCACCGACGAGGTGCTGGAGCGCACGCTCGCCGACCTCCAGGACCGCAACGCGACCTTCGAGGACGCCGGGCGTCCCATCGAAGCCGCCGACCAGGTGACGGTGCAGGAACTCGGTGAGGAAGGCGGCGAAGAGGGCGGCTCCTACCCCATCTACCTCGATGTGGCCGAGGCGCACGTGCGCGACGCCTTGATGGGCAAGAGCGCCGGCGACATCGTCGAGATCACGGTGCCGGCCCACCAGCATGGCGACCACGAGCACCCCGAGCACACCGTGCGCGTGCGGGTCACCGAGGTGAAGACCAAGCAGCGTCAGGAACTCGGGGACGAGTTCGCTCAGAGCCTGAACTACGAGTCGATGGACAAGTTGAGGGGGGACCTGCGCGACGAGCTTGTGCGCCGCGCCGAGGCCGAGGGCCAGAACCTGCGCCGTGAGGAGTTCGTTGACCAGCTGGTGGCCGGCATGACGGTGGAGATTCCCCAGGCCCTGATTAGCAACCGCCGCGAGGCGATGATGGCCGAGATCCGTGACGACCTCTCGCGTCAGGGCGTGCAGTGGAAGGAATACGAAACCTTCATGCAGGAGCAGGGCAAACTCGACGAGTTCAACGCCGACCTTGCCAAGAACGCCGAGACCCGGGTGCGCCGCGACCTCGCGCTCGAGCAGCTTGCCGAAGATCTCGGCGTGCAGGTCAGTGACGCTGAATTCAATCAGACCCTCGCCGCGCTCGCCCAGGCCAACCGCATGAGCACCCAGGACCTCGTGCAGCAGCTCGGCCAGAACGGACTGCACTCCTACTACGTCAGCCTGTTGCGCGAAAAAGGCCTCCAGCAGGCCCTAAGCCAACTCAGCGGCACCCAGAGCGAGGAGAGCCAGACCGAGCCGGTCCAGAGCGAGGGGATCCAGGACGGCGAAGCGCAGAGCGCTGAAGTCGCCACCGAGTCCGGCGAGGCCGCCCAGCCCACGGAAGAGGCCGCGGCCCAGGTTACGGAAGAGAAGACCGAGTAA
- a CDS encoding MOSC domain-containing protein, which translates to MNVEAVSRDETHRFSKVPQPSIRLLEGLGVEGDAHAGVTVKHRSRVRQDPTQPNLRQVHLIAAELLGELAERGFQVRPGELGENVLTRGIDLLQLPRGTVLHLGPEAAVEVTGLRNPCAQIDAFQPGLLAAVLGQDEHGELVRRAGIMGVVLRGGEVRAGDDIRITWPPEPFARLERV; encoded by the coding sequence ATGAACGTCGAAGCCGTCAGCCGGGACGAAACGCACCGGTTCAGCAAAGTTCCTCAGCCCAGCATTCGCCTCCTCGAAGGTCTGGGGGTGGAGGGCGACGCCCACGCCGGCGTGACGGTCAAGCACCGTTCCCGCGTGCGGCAGGACCCGACGCAGCCCAACTTGCGCCAGGTCCACCTCATCGCGGCTGAACTGCTGGGCGAACTCGCAGAACGGGGCTTTCAGGTGCGGCCCGGCGAGCTGGGAGAGAATGTCCTGACAAGGGGGATTGACCTTCTCCAGCTGCCGCGCGGCACCGTCCTCCACCTCGGGCCAGAGGCCGCCGTCGAGGTCACCGGCCTGCGCAACCCCTGCGCTCAGATTGACGCCTTCCAGCCGGGCCTGCTCGCTGCTGTTCTGGGCCAGGATGAACACGGAGAGCTTGTTCGCCGGGCCGGCATCATGGGCGTCGTCCTGCGGGGTGGGGAGGTGCGCGCCGGAGACGACATCCGGATCACCTGGCCGCCCGAGCCATTTGCTCGGCTGGAGCGTGTATAG
- a CDS encoding ankyrin repeat domain-containing protein: MPSDAVTDLFAAIHANNPEGVQLLVQAEPELLAARSPSGLSLVMFAVYYHRPYVLDVLLAARPPLDVFEAAATGQTARLMEQFGAPDLFGPEGFTPLHLAAMFGRLETVQALLDAGADPCAVSRNAQAAQPLHSALGGRHWAVAQVLIGRGADVNAPQLGGWTPLLLAVREGAAEVVADLLARGAFPHAQTDEGESAADLARENGGEALLTRFSALLGSSRTHLPESAFLKGHQGKSQVSGVAGEDNAGMTDPNKANLPGNVDTGADSARDVHQPMYTTTPPEDRVSSSNEGKYEPVEVPDPKEVTGQFDHLATRDPEAMEHRLQTPEFAGAATVGAEGAGSLDAAVVGYESGLIANESAAASATRLQTDPNRGYAAPSQSGPPHPGEQPGDLPQGAPTELKADVEGDRRS; encoded by the coding sequence CTTTCCCTGGTGATGTTCGCGGTCTACTATCACCGCCCGTACGTGCTCGACGTGCTTCTGGCCGCGCGGCCCCCGCTCGACGTGTTCGAGGCGGCGGCGACCGGGCAGACCGCGCGTCTGATGGAGCAGTTTGGGGCGCCGGACCTGTTCGGCCCGGAGGGCTTCACCCCCCTGCACCTCGCCGCGATGTTCGGGCGGTTGGAGACCGTGCAGGCCCTGCTGGACGCGGGCGCCGACCCCTGCGCCGTGAGCCGCAACGCGCAGGCCGCGCAGCCGCTGCACTCGGCGCTCGGGGGGCGGCACTGGGCGGTGGCGCAGGTCCTGATCGGGCGCGGCGCCGACGTGAACGCGCCGCAGCTCGGCGGCTGGACCCCGCTGCTGCTCGCGGTGCGTGAGGGCGCGGCGGAAGTCGTGGCCGACCTGCTCGCGCGCGGCGCCTTCCCCCACGCCCAGACCGATGAGGGCGAGAGCGCGGCGGACCTTGCCCGCGAGAACGGGGGAGAGGCGCTGCTGACGCGCTTTTCGGCGCTGCTCGGTTCCTCCCGAACACATCTTCCTGAATCGGCCTTCCTGAAAGGGCATCAAGGAAAATCACAGGTGAGCGGCGTTGCGGGGGAGGACAATGCCGGCATGACCGACCCCAACAAGGCCAACCTGCCCGGCAACGTGGATACCGGTGCCGACAGCGCCCGCGACGTGCATCAGCCGATGTACACGACCACGCCCCCCGAGGACCGGGTGAGCAGCAGCAACGAGGGCAAGTACGAGCCGGTCGAGGTGCCAGATCCCAAGGAGGTCACCGGGCAGTTCGACCACCTCGCCACCCGCGACCCGGAAGCGATGGAGCACCGCCTCCAGACGCCCGAATTCGCCGGCGCCGCCACCGTCGGAGCCGAGGGAGCCGGCAGCCTGGACGCCGCCGTCGTGGGCTACGAGAGCGGCCTGATCGCCAATGAGAGCGCGGCGGCGAGCGCGACCCGGCTGCAAACCGACCCCAACCGGGGCTACGCGGCGCCCTCCCAGAGCGGCCCGCCCCACCCCGGCGAGCAGCCCGGCGACCTCCCGCAGGGCGCGCCGACCGAACTCAAGGCCGATGTAGAAGGCGACCGCCGCTCGTAA
- a CDS encoding acyltransferase family protein codes for MDRIRFVAIALIVVGHAGLAVGAELNDLTADAPSLFYSLLKFDIIAMYLVSGFLMGDAVGRSRSYLLGRVRRTALPWLAWVGMVSLPGAGALLLSGAGVPAYLGLLGTMTFQTSYWFIPNYLFGLAFMFLVLRWLPPGVTGLILGLSSLVYGVNLYTEWFTSQHTVAWFGFMFYLWLGAWARRHWPEVQARLSRVPWFHVLPVVVLTGLGVAAETAYLQGRGSLDAANALKLSNHLYSVAWCVLLVVCPWRLVPAFIDSRRESFGIYLAHIVPLTVLGLAFRALGWPAPDLGPWGQLAAWFATGAAGYLLSALLVKGLVRAGFGWVVGDLSDGPPAPRSRAFSRPRPTSAAPPRPSSGRRRSPRGGVGRHP; via the coding sequence GTGGACCGCATCCGCTTCGTGGCGATCGCGCTGATCGTGGTGGGTCACGCGGGATTGGCCGTCGGCGCCGAGCTCAATGACCTGACGGCGGACGCGCCTTCCCTCTTCTACTCGCTGCTCAAGTTCGACATCATCGCGATGTATCTGGTGAGCGGCTTCCTGATGGGGGACGCGGTAGGCCGCAGCCGGAGCTATCTGCTCGGGCGGGTGCGGCGCACCGCGCTGCCCTGGCTCGCCTGGGTGGGCATGGTGAGCCTGCCGGGGGCCGGAGCGCTGCTGCTGAGCGGGGCCGGCGTGCCCGCCTACCTGGGTCTCCTCGGCACGATGACCTTCCAGACCTCGTACTGGTTTATCCCCAACTACCTGTTCGGGCTGGCGTTCATGTTCCTGGTGCTGCGCTGGCTGCCGCCGGGGGTGACCGGGCTGATCCTCGGCCTGAGCAGCCTCGTCTACGGCGTGAACCTCTACACCGAATGGTTCACGTCGCAGCACACCGTCGCCTGGTTCGGCTTCATGTTTTACCTGTGGCTCGGGGCGTGGGCGCGGCGCCACTGGCCCGAGGTTCAGGCCCGGCTGAGCCGCGTGCCGTGGTTCCACGTCCTGCCGGTCGTGGTCCTCACCGGCCTCGGCGTGGCGGCGGAAACGGCCTACTTGCAAGGGCGCGGCAGCCTCGACGCGGCCAATGCGCTCAAGCTCAGCAACCACCTCTACAGCGTGGCGTGGTGCGTCTTGCTGGTGGTCTGTCCGTGGCGGCTCGTGCCGGCCTTCATCGACTCGCGCCGCGAATCGTTCGGCATCTACCTCGCGCACATCGTGCCGCTGACGGTGCTCGGGCTGGCGTTCCGGGCGCTGGGGTGGCCTGCCCCTGACCTCGGGCCGTGGGGACAGCTCGCCGCGTGGTTCGCCACCGGAGCCGCCGGGTATCTGCTTTCCGCGCTGCTCGTCAAGGGGCTGGTGCGCGCGGGGTTCGGGTGGGTGGTGGGTGACCTGTCTGACGGTCCACCTGCTCCCCGATCACGCGCCTTCAGCCGGCCCCGCCCCACCAGCGCAGCGCCGCCGCGCCCCAGCTCAGGCCGCCGCCGAAGCCCGCGAGGAGGAGTTGGTCGCCATCCTTGA
- the fabD gene encoding ACP S-malonyltransferase, with product MSGPRIAALFPGQNSHSVGMGVDLAREFEAAEEVYAAKEGVIPGLRQLVEVGPFDELTLTANQQPALVAASVAAYRAWRSHTGLTPVVAAGHSLGEYSALVAAGVLDLDAALRLTRRRGELMQAAVPAGVGAMSAIMGNPAAVQEVCAAQGGTVQPANFNAPTQTVISGEKAAVDAAAAELKARGLKVIPLKVSAPFHCPLMAPAAEGLRPDLQATHYGPYAFPVVANVDAAPNEDPARTADLLERQITGSVRWVETVHALADLGVDVFIEFGPGTVLTGLVKRILPDARTLNVGTAEQLKNFQL from the coding sequence ATGAGCGGCCCCCGCATCGCCGCGCTGTTCCCCGGCCAGAACTCGCACTCGGTGGGGATGGGCGTGGACCTCGCCCGCGAGTTTGAAGCTGCCGAGGAGGTCTACGCCGCCAAAGAGGGGGTGATTCCCGGCCTGCGCCAGCTCGTGGAAGTCGGCCCCTTCGACGAGCTGACCCTGACCGCCAACCAGCAGCCCGCGCTCGTGGCGGCGTCGGTGGCGGCCTACCGCGCGTGGCGCTCGCACACCGGCCTCACCCCGGTGGTGGCGGCGGGGCACTCGCTCGGGGAATACTCGGCGCTCGTGGCGGCGGGCGTCCTCGACCTCGACGCCGCGCTGCGCCTGACCCGGCGCCGGGGCGAACTGATGCAGGCGGCGGTCCCGGCGGGCGTGGGCGCCATGAGCGCGATCATGGGCAACCCCGCCGCCGTGCAGGAGGTGTGCGCCGCCCAGGGCGGGACCGTGCAGCCGGCCAACTTCAACGCGCCCACCCAGACGGTGATCTCGGGCGAGAAGGCGGCGGTGGACGCGGCAGCCGCCGAACTCAAGGCGCGCGGCCTCAAAGTGATTCCGCTCAAGGTGAGCGCCCCCTTCCACTGCCCGCTGATGGCCCCGGCGGCGGAGGGCCTGCGCCCCGACCTCCAGGCCACGCACTACGGCCCCTACGCTTTTCCCGTCGTCGCCAACGTGGACGCGGCGCCCAACGAGGACCCCGCCCGCACCGCCGACCTCCTGGAGCGCCAGATCACCGGCAGCGTGCGCTGGGTAGAGACGGTGCACGCGCTGGCCGACCTCGGGGTGGACGTGTTCATCGAGTTCGGCCCCGGGACGGTGCTCACCGGCCTCGTCAAACGCATCCTGCCCGATGCCCGCACGCTGAACGTGGGGACTGCCGAGCAGCTCAAGAACTTCCAACTGTGA
- a CDS encoding Rieske 2Fe-2S domain-containing protein: MSERVRAGEVTQMPEGFQCAVEVGGVSVVVVNYEGQFYALRNNCTHKDYPLLGGEVVDGRITCAKHGGKFELSTGKARALPAVKAVKLYRTEVEDGQVFVSPL; the protein is encoded by the coding sequence ATGAGTGAACGTGTGCGCGCCGGAGAAGTCACCCAGATGCCTGAGGGCTTTCAGTGTGCGGTCGAAGTCGGCGGCGTGAGCGTGGTCGTCGTGAACTACGAAGGCCAGTTCTACGCGCTCAGAAACAACTGCACCCACAAGGATTATCCCCTGCTCGGCGGGGAGGTGGTGGACGGACGCATCACCTGCGCCAAGCACGGCGGCAAGTTCGAGCTGAGCACCGGCAAGGCCCGGGCGCTGCCGGCGGTCAAGGCCGTGAAGCTCTACCGCACCGAGGTGGAGGACGGACAGGTCTTCGTCTCGCCGCTGTAA
- a CDS encoding ribonuclease HII — MPLPPITPDWAYEREHWRRGHFRVAGVDEAGRGAWAGPVTVAAVILPGSAQDYPFRDSKQLRADQREEYAAEVRRVAVSWAVEHAWPEEIDRLNILGATHAAALRALARLDPPAQALVTDYLKLRVEVPISAPPRADALSYSVAAASLLAKTERDRVMTELDGPFPGYGFASHKGYGAPAHRAALRELGVSEQHRRSYAPIRALLGRAAPLLEER, encoded by the coding sequence ATGCCTCTTCCCCCCATAACCCCCGACTGGGCCTACGAGCGCGAGCACTGGCGGCGCGGCCACTTCCGGGTGGCGGGCGTGGACGAAGCGGGGCGCGGCGCCTGGGCGGGGCCGGTGACGGTGGCCGCCGTGATTCTGCCGGGCAGCGCGCAGGACTACCCCTTCCGCGACTCCAAGCAGCTGCGCGCCGATCAGCGCGAAGAGTACGCCGCCGAGGTGCGGCGGGTGGCGGTGAGCTGGGCAGTCGAGCACGCCTGGCCGGAGGAGATCGACCGCCTGAACATTCTCGGCGCGACCCACGCGGCGGCGCTGCGGGCGCTGGCCCGCCTCGACCCGCCCGCGCAGGCGCTCGTGACCGACTACCTCAAGTTGCGGGTGGAGGTGCCGATCAGCGCTCCCCCCAGGGCCGACGCCCTGAGCTACTCGGTGGCCGCCGCGAGCCTCCTCGCCAAGACCGAGCGGGACCGGGTGATGACGGAGCTCGACGGGCCGTTTCCGGGGTACGGCTTCGCCAGCCACAAGGGTTACGGCGCCCCGGCCCACCGCGCCGCGCTGCGCGAACTCGGCGTGAGCGAGCAGCACCGCCGCTCCTACGCGCCGATCCGGGCGCTTTTGGGAAGAGCGGCCCCACTCCTGGAGGAACGATGA
- a CDS encoding beta-ketoacyl-ACP synthase III, with product MSAAAPTSGPATGLLAVGAYAPPNVVTNAHYAARLDTSDEWIVSRTGIRERRHAAAGETSSALGAHAVRDLLTRHPDALEGVSAVICATSSPDAMFPSTAALIAGEVGLRGAAAFDVSVACSGFLYALAVGHSLIAAGLAGRVLVVGTEVMSGTVDQEDRNTAILFGDGAGAAVLGPVPAGYGFQSFVLGADSSGGPHLYLRGSALRLPAGTEMGPYLTQNGREVFKFAVRTLGDSAEQAMREAGMSTAQIDWLVPHQANRRIIDAACERFGLPLERAVVNLDRYGNTSAASIPLALDEAVKAGRFKDGDQLLLAGFGGGLSWGAAALRWWGGAG from the coding sequence ATGTCTGCCGCCGCCCCGACTTCCGGCCCTGCCACCGGCCTGCTCGCCGTGGGGGCCTACGCGCCGCCCAACGTCGTCACCAACGCGCATTACGCCGCGCGGCTCGACACGAGCGACGAGTGGATCGTGAGCCGCACCGGCATCCGCGAGCGCCGGCACGCGGCGGCGGGCGAGACGAGCAGTGCGCTCGGCGCCCACGCGGTGCGCGACCTGCTCACCCGGCATCCGGACGCGCTGGAGGGGGTCAGCGCCGTAATCTGCGCGACGAGTTCGCCCGACGCGATGTTTCCCTCCACCGCCGCCCTGATCGCGGGGGAGGTGGGCTTACGCGGCGCGGCGGCCTTCGACGTGAGCGTGGCGTGCAGCGGCTTTCTGTACGCCCTCGCGGTGGGGCACAGCCTGATCGCCGCCGGGCTCGCCGGGCGCGTCCTCGTGGTGGGGACCGAGGTGATGAGCGGCACGGTGGACCAGGAGGACCGCAACACCGCGATCCTCTTCGGCGACGGCGCGGGGGCGGCGGTGCTCGGGCCGGTGCCGGCGGGCTACGGCTTTCAGTCGTTCGTGCTCGGCGCCGATTCGAGCGGGGGGCCGCACCTCTACCTGCGCGGCTCGGCGCTGCGGCTGCCCGCCGGGACCGAGATGGGGCCGTACCTCACGCAAAACGGGCGCGAGGTCTTCAAGTTCGCGGTCAGGACGCTGGGCGACAGCGCCGAGCAGGCGATGCGGGAAGCCGGCATGAGCACCGCCCAGATCGACTGGCTGGTGCCGCATCAGGCCAACCGGCGCATCATCGACGCGGCCTGCGAGCGTTTCGGGCTGCCGCTGGAGCGTGCGGTGGTCAACCTCGACCGCTACGGCAACACGAGCGCGGCGAGCATTCCCCTCGCGCTCGACGAAGCCGTGAAGGCTGGCCGGTTCAAGGATGGCGACCAACTCCTCCTCGCGGGCTTCGGCGGCGGCCTGAGCTGGGGCGCGGCGGCGCTGCGCTGGTGGGGCGGGGCCGGCTGA
- a CDS encoding amino acid transporter, giving the protein MASEQRRRGAFLRWFLETDSPEPQGFYEAEPEVQAQHRTQPWWKVMCLTGVDYFSTLGYQPGIAALAAGAVAPVATLVLVLVTLLAALPMYRRVAEESPHGDGSISMLERLLSYWPGKTLVLALLGFVATGFIITITLSAADATAHLIENPFLREALDGRNVPITLVLLALLGAVFLKGFKEAIGIAVGIVALYLGLSAVVVGRGVSEVAANPALLGGWWEALLQVHASPLAVLGAALLVFPALALGLSGFETGVVVMPLVRGDPDDTHARPLGRIRNAKKLLTGAALIMSVMLLGSSVVTTLLIPRHEFWAATSVTKVLNTRDLRAGRGVVNVPLDHPTEPREIYTFNVPPERRGTYQIGAETVGGPVPITVTLTPRGPTTTVRVDTPPGKANGRALAYLAHDRFGDAFGTLYDLSTILILWFAGASALAGLLNIVPRYLPRYGMAPDWARATRPLVLIFTGISAVVTVLFRADVDAQAGAYATGVLALMTSAAVAVFLTELRRKHRGAALGFAVVSAIFVYTSVVTVRERPEGLWIALYFIAGIVLVSVWSRIRRSTELRVERVVFDGAARGLLDGVSHYQEPIRFIANRLNEGDDAEYQAKALEVRRDNHLGAGETALFLEVAVRDASDFSSTVDVTGTRIGQHAILRATGTSVPNTIAAVLLHVRGLTGIPPHVYFEWSEKGPAQNALRFILAGEGDIPPLTHEVLRVAEPDPARRPLVHVGG; this is encoded by the coding sequence ATGGCCTCAGAGCAGAGGAGACGCGGCGCGTTTCTCCGGTGGTTTCTCGAAACCGATTCCCCTGAACCGCAGGGCTTCTACGAGGCCGAGCCCGAGGTTCAGGCCCAGCACCGGACCCAGCCGTGGTGGAAGGTGATGTGCCTGACCGGCGTGGACTATTTCTCCACGCTGGGGTATCAGCCGGGCATCGCGGCGCTGGCGGCGGGCGCGGTGGCGCCGGTGGCGACGCTCGTGCTCGTGCTCGTCACGCTGCTCGCCGCGCTGCCGATGTACCGCCGCGTGGCCGAGGAAAGCCCGCACGGCGACGGCTCGATCAGCATGCTCGAGCGCCTGCTGAGCTACTGGCCGGGCAAAACGCTGGTGCTCGCGCTGCTAGGCTTCGTCGCCACGGGCTTCATCATTACGATCACCCTCTCCGCCGCCGACGCCACCGCGCACCTGATCGAGAACCCCTTCCTGCGTGAAGCCCTCGACGGGCGCAACGTCCCGATCACGCTGGTGCTGCTCGCGCTGCTCGGGGCGGTGTTTCTCAAGGGGTTCAAGGAAGCCATCGGCATCGCCGTGGGCATCGTGGCGCTCTACCTCGGCCTGAGCGCCGTGGTGGTGGGGCGGGGGGTGAGCGAGGTGGCGGCGAATCCCGCGCTGCTCGGCGGCTGGTGGGAGGCGCTGCTGCAAGTCCACGCCTCGCCGCTGGCGGTCCTCGGCGCGGCGCTGCTGGTGTTTCCGGCGCTCGCGCTCGGGCTCTCGGGCTTCGAGACGGGGGTGGTCGTAATGCCGCTCGTGCGGGGTGACCCTGATGATACCCACGCCCGCCCCCTGGGCCGCATCCGCAACGCGAAAAAGCTGCTCACGGGCGCCGCCCTGATCATGTCGGTGATGCTGCTCGGCTCCAGCGTGGTGACCACCCTGCTGATTCCGCGCCACGAGTTCTGGGCGGCCACCAGCGTGACCAAGGTGCTCAACACCCGCGACCTGCGGGCCGGGCGCGGCGTCGTGAACGTGCCCCTCGACCACCCCACCGAGCCGCGCGAGATCTATACCTTCAACGTGCCCCCGGAGCGGCGCGGCACCTACCAGATCGGCGCCGAGACGGTGGGCGGCCCGGTGCCGATCACGGTCACCCTGACGCCCCGTGGCCCAACGACGACCGTGCGGGTCGACACGCCGCCCGGCAAGGCGAACGGACGGGCGCTGGCCTACCTCGCCCACGACCGCTTCGGGGACGCTTTCGGCACCCTGTACGACCTCTCCACCATCCTGATTCTGTGGTTCGCGGGCGCCTCGGCGCTGGCGGGGCTGCTGAACATCGTGCCCAGGTACCTGCCGCGCTACGGCATGGCCCCCGACTGGGCGCGCGCCACCCGGCCCCTGGTCCTGATCTTCACTGGCATCAGCGCGGTGGTGACGGTGCTGTTCCGCGCCGACGTGGACGCGCAGGCTGGCGCCTACGCGACCGGGGTGCTCGCGCTGATGACCTCGGCGGCGGTCGCGGTGTTTCTCACCGAGCTGCGCAGGAAGCACCGGGGCGCGGCGCTGGGCTTCGCCGTCGTGAGTGCGATTTTCGTCTACACCTCGGTCGTGACCGTGCGCGAGCGGCCCGAGGGGCTGTGGATCGCGCTGTATTTCATCGCCGGCATCGTGCTCGTGAGCGTGTGGTCGCGCATCCGGCGCAGCACCGAGTTGCGGGTGGAGCGGGTGGTGTTCGACGGCGCCGCGCGTGGCCTGCTGGACGGCGTGTCGCACTACCAGGAGCCCATCCGCTTCATCGCCAACCGCCTCAACGAGGGCGACGACGCCGAGTATCAGGCAAAAGCCCTCGAGGTGCGGCGCGACAACCACCTCGGCGCCGGCGAGACGGCCCTCTTTCTGGAGGTGGCGGTGCGCGACGCGTCGGATTTCAGCAGCACCGTGGACGTGACCGGCACCCGCATCGGGCAGCACGCGATCCTGCGCGCCACCGGAACGAGCGTGCCGAACACCATCGCCGCCGTGCTGCTGCACGTGCGCGGGCTCACCGGGATTCCCCCGCACGTCTATTTCGAGTGGAGCGAGAAGGGACCGGCGCAAAACGCCCTGCGCTTCATCCTCGCCGGCGAGGGCGACATCCCGCCGCTCACCCACGAGGTGCTGCGCGTGGCCGAGCCTGATCCGGCCCGGCGCCCGCTCGTCCATGTGGGCGGCTGA